From Panicum hallii strain FIL2 chromosome 2, PHallii_v3.1, whole genome shotgun sequence, a single genomic window includes:
- the LOC112882475 gene encoding L-type lectin-domain containing receptor kinase IV.1-like has translation MRITPAQKQKHAVNNSEFRLAVGAMLLPTFHLAALLLLFVSAGRCADAAAGGDGGRFVYNGFRAANLTLDGAATVTPNGLLMLTNGTIQMKGQAFHPSPLPFRDPKAPNATAARSFSTTFVFAIFGQYTDLSSHGLAFFVAADRAVLSTALPGQFLGLLNNTNDGNRSAHVFAVEFDTLFNADFHDLNSNHVGVDVDSLESRVAADAGYYDDATGLFRNLSLISRKAMQVWVDYDGAATQVTVTMAPIGLARPKKPLLQTTVDLSDVVQDAAYVGFTSATGVLFSRHFVLGWSFGLDGPAPALNISVLPALPPAGPKPRSKVLVIVLPIASATLVFAVGIAIYALVRRRIKYAELREDWEIAFGPHRFSYKDLFHATKGFSDKQLLGAGGFGSVYKGVLRKSNTETEVAVKKVSHESKQGMKEFITEVASMGRLRHRNLVQLIGYCRRKGELLLVYDYMPNGSLDKYLYDRSKGGLDWPQRFRIIRGVASGLLYLHEDWEQVVIHRDVKASNVLLDAEMNGRLGDFGLARLYDHGADAHTTHVVGTMGYLAPELGHTGKATPATDVFAFGAFLLEVTCGRRPIEQDEHGNRTVLVDWVTGRWRRGLIIDAADTMTPDGFNPDEVSLVLKLGLLCSHPLPNARPTIRQVMQYLDGDMVLPDLSLEHFGFTVMEQMYSREFDKNMTMPCVSSTSMGTVSDISGGR, from the coding sequence ATGCGTATCACTCCCGCACAAAAACAGAAGCATGCTGTCAACAATTCAGAATTTCGACTCGCCGTCGGAGCCATGCTGCTCCCGACTTTCCACCTGGCCGCTCTGCTCCTCCTCTTCGTGTCCGCTGGCCGCTGCGCAGACGCCGCTGCCGGTGGCGATGGCGGCCGGTTCGTCTACAACGGCTTCAGGGCCGCAAACCTCACCCTCGACGGCGCGGCCACCGTGACGCCGAACGGCCTCCTGATGTTGACCAACGGCACCATCCAGATGAAGGGCCAGGCGTTCCACCCGTCCCCGCTGCCGTTCCGGGACCCGAAAGCCCCGAACGCCACCGCCGCGCGGTCCTTCTCGACCACCTTCGTGTTCGCCATCTTCGGGCAGTACACCGACCTGAGTAGCCACGGCCTAGCGTTCTTCGTCGCCGCGGACAGGGCGGTGCTGTCCACCGCGCTGCCGGGCCAGTTCCTGGGCCTGCTCAACAACACCAACGACGGCAACCGGAGCGCCCACGTCTTCGCCGTGGAGTTCGACACGCTCTTCAACGCCGACTTCCACGACCTGAACAGCAACCACGTCGGCGTCGACGTCGACAGCCTGGAGTCGCGCGTCGCCGCGGACGCCGGGTACTACGACGACGCCACCGGGCTGTTCCGGAACCTGAGCCTGATCAGCCGGAAGGCGATGCAAGTCTGGGTGGACTACGACGGCGCGGCCACGCAGGTCACGGTGACCATGGCGCCTATAGGCTTGGCCAGGCCCAAGAAGCCGCTGCTGCAGACCACCGTCGACCTCTCCGACGTGGTGCAAGACGCGGCGTACGTCGGGTTCACGTCGGCGACGGGCGTCCTCTTCTCGCGCCACTTCGTGCTCGGCTGGAGCTTCGGGCTCGACGGGCCGGCCCCGGCGCTGAACATCTCGGTGCTGCCTGCCTTGCCGCCCGCGGGGCCCAAGCCGCGGTCGAAGGTCTTAGTGATCGTGCTGCCCATAGCGTCTGCCACGCTGGTGTTCGCCGTCGGCATCGCGATTTACGCCTTGGTGCGGCGGCGGATCAAGTACGCCGAGCTGCGCGAGGACTGGGAGATCGCGTTCGGGCCGCACAGGTTCTCGTACAAGGACCTGTTCCATGCCACCAAAGGGTTCAGCGACAAGCAGCTGCTCGGCGCAGGAGGGTTCGGAAGCGTCTACAAGGGCGTTCTCCGCAAGTCCAACACGGAGACGGAGGTCGCGGTGAAGAAGGTGTCTCACGAGTCCAAGCAGGGTATGAAGGAGTTCATCACCGAGGTTGCGAGTATGGGACGGCTGCGGCACCGCAACCTCGTGCAGTTAATCGGCTACTGCCGGCGCAAAGGTGAACTTCTCTTGGTCTACGATTACATGCCAAACGGTAGCCTTGATAAATACCTGTATGATCGAAGCAAGGGTGGATTGGATTGGCCTCAGAGGTTTCGTATCATCAGAGGAGTGGCCTCTGGACTACTATACCTCCATGAGGATTGGGAGCAAGTTGTGATCCATCGAGATGTTAAGGCAAGCAATGTGCTCCTCGACGCCGAAATGAATGGACGCCTAGGAGATTTCGGCCTTGCAAGGCTGTATGATCATGGAGCCGATGCGCATACTACACATGTGGTGGGCACCATGGGGTACCTAGCCCCTGAATTGGGCCACACCGGCAAGGCAACTCCGGCGACCGATGTCTTTGCTTTCGGGGCATTCCTTCTGGAGGTCACCTGTGGACGAAGACCGATTGAGCAAGACGAGCACGGCAATCGCACCGTGCTCGTGGATTGGGTAACTGGACGTTGGCGCAGGGGATTGATCATCGACGCGGCGGACACGATGACCCCAGATGGTTTTAATCCTGATGAGGTCTCTCTGGTACTGAAACTTGGGCTGCTCTGCTCGCATCCATTGCCCAATGCAAGGCCGACCATCCGGCAGGTCATGCAGTACCTCGACGGCGACATGGTCCTTCCGGACCTGTCACTGGAGCATTTTGGCTTCACTGTAATGGAGCAGATGTATAGCAGGGAGTTCGACAAGAATATGACGATGCCATGTGTGTCGTCCACGAGCATGGGTACCGTTTCTGATATCTCTGGAGGAAGGTGA
- the LOC112882476 gene encoding L-type lectin-domain containing receptor kinase IV.1-like — protein sequence MLAKIASFVVLLLIHVASSSADGGQFVYQGFAAANLTLDGLAAVTPGGLLALTNATFQTKAHAFHPLPIHFLNASSSAAPGARSFSTCFVFAIVSAYDRLSDHGLAFVVTPTTNFSAAKAGQYLGLLGAINGTATDRVLAVELDTLMNPELRDMNSNHVGVDVNRMISEQAQPAGYYDDAGGGAWRGLQLNSRKPMQVWVDYDGQAGQLNVTLAPVRVPKPKKPLLSVPVDLSTFMADTMYVGFSSATGVIVTRHYVLGWSFSLDGPAPPLDFSKLPALPRLGPKPRSKVLDVLLPLATALLVAAVLAAFFFMVWRRRRYAEVREDWEDAFGPHRFSYKDLFHATSGFKERNLLGIGGFGRVYKGVLPASSLEIAVKRVSHDSRQGVREFVAEVVSIGRLRHRNLVQLLGYCRRQGELLLVYDFMENGSLDKYLHDPQMPTLSWHERYKIIKGVAASLLYLHEDWEQVVIHRDIKASNVLLDHEMNGRVGDFGLARLYDHGTDPRTTHVVGTMGYLAPELVRTGKATPLTDVFSFGMFLLEVACGRRPIDRDDHNSRVVLVDRVIEHHRNGSILDAVDPRLVGKFETKEAALVLKLGLMCAHPLPNLRPTMRRVVQYLDSDQPVPDPSPSYMSYSMMSMMQNDGFDSYVMSSKPSMTSIGVSSVSVLSEGR from the coding sequence ATGCTTGCCAAGATTGCATCCTTCGTCGTTCTCCTCCTGATCCATGTGGCCTCGTCGTCCGCCGACGGCGGCCAGTTCGTTTACCAAGGCTTCGCCGCGGCGAACCTCACGCTGGACGGGCTCGCCGCCGTGACGCCCGGCGGCCTCCTCGCGCTCACCAACGCCACGTTCCAGACGAAAGCGCACGCCTTCCACCCGTTGCCCATCCACTTCCTCAACGCGTCCTcctcggcggcgccgggggcgcgGTCCTTCTCGACGTGCTTCGTCTTCGCCATCGTGTCCGCCTACGACAGGCTCAGCGACCACGGCCTCGCCTTCGTGGTCACCCCGACCACCAACTTCTCCGCGGCGAAGGCCGGGCAGTACCTGGGCCTCCTCGGCGCGATCAACGGCACGGCGACCGACCGCGTCCTGGCGGTCGAGCTCGACACCCTCATGAACCCCGAGCTTCGCGACATGAATAGCAACCACGTCGGCGTCGACGTCAACCGTATGATCTCAGAGCAGGCCCAACCGGCCGGCTACTACGAcgacgcgggcggcggcgcctggAGAGGCTTGCAGCTAAACAGCCGGAAGCCGATGCAAGTATGGGTCGACTACGACGGCCAGGCCGGGCAGCTCAACGTGACGCTAGCTCCAGTGCGGGTGCCAAAGCCCAAGAAGCCTCTGCTCTCCGTGCCCGTTGATCTTTCCACGTTCATGGCGGATACGATGTACGTCGGCTTCTCGTCGGCGACCGGAGTCATCGTCACGCGCCACTACGTGCTCGGGTGGAGCTTCAGCTTGGACGGGCCAGCTCCACCTCTCGACTTCTCCAAGCTTCCCGCCCTGCCACGCCTGGGTCCGAAGCCACGGTCCAAGGTCTTGGATGTCCTGCTGCCACTCGCCACCGCGCTGCTCGTGGCCGCAGTGCTAGCAGCCTTCTTCTTCATGGTATGGAGGCGGCGCCGATACGCCGAGGTGCGGGAAGATTGGGAGGATGCGTTTGGCCCACACCGGTTCTCGTACAAGGACTTGTTTCATGCCACCAGTGGATTCAAGGAAAGAAACTTGCTCGGCATTGGAGGATTCGGCAGAGTATACAAAGGAGTACTTCCAGCATCCAGTTTGGAGATTGCAGTGAAGAGAGTGTCGCATGATTCAAGGCAGGGAGTAAGGGAGTTTGTTGCCGAGGTTGTGAGCATTGGCCGCCTTCGGCACCGGAACCTCGTGCAGTTGCTAGGCTACTGCAGACGCCAAGGTGAACTTCTTCTGGTGTACGACTTCATGGAAAATGGTAGTCTTGACAAGTACTTGCACGATCCACAGATGCCCACTCTTTCTTGGCACGAGAGGTACAAGATAATCAAGGGTGTCGCAGCAAGCCTACTGTACCTACACGAGGATTGGGAGCAGGTTGTCATCCATCGAGACATCAAAGCAAGCAATGTGCTGCTGGACCATGAGATGAATGGCCGGGTCGGTGACTTCGGCCTTGCCAGGCTCTACGACCATGGCACCGATCCTCGGACCACTCATGTGGTCGGGACCATGGGGTACCTCGCACCGGAGCTCGTGCGGACAGGGAAGGCGACACCCTTAACCGATGTGTTCTCTTTCGGCATGTTCCTCCTGGAGGTCGCCTGTGGGCGGAGGCCGATCGACCGCGACGACCACAACAGCCGAGTCGTGCTGGTGGATCGGGTGATCGAGCATCACCGCAACGGATCGATCCTTGACGCGGTGGATCCGCGGCTCGTGGGGAAGTTCGAGACGAAGGAAGCAGCCCTGGTGCTGAAGCTGGGCTTGATGTGCGCACACCCGTTGCCCAATTTGAGACCCACCATGCGAAGAGTAGTGCAGTACCTGGACTCCGACCAACCGGTTCCTGATCCGTCGCCGAGCTATATGAGCTACAGCATGATGTCGATGATGCAGAACGACGGGTTTGATTCGTACGTCATGTCATCAAAACCATCCATGACTAGCATTGGTGTATCCTCTGTGAGTGTTCTCTCAGAGGGAAGGTGA